Proteins encoded in a region of the Gulosibacter sediminis genome:
- a CDS encoding type IV toxin-antitoxin system AbiEi family antitoxin domain-containing protein, which translates to MNLTYLFEQNFGVVRTKQLLDTGLTRREVQSIAKSGQIEKVRRGWWVSKSYPANADVLRAVTAGGVLTGPSALKARGLWCPAEITTLAVRGSDRRRKKESKAKGSHNWFFLDRERAQHVPRSCDDADTALLVTMLHYTCTQATVLADSAVERKLLTADEVKSAAAKAGRRGAAVMRHFDASAGSGTESLLRIWLNQHRIKYRTQVEIEDVGRVDFLIGNRLVIEVDSKTHHLTAEAYRSDRERDRKLVARGYLVMRLTYEEVTGELDAIGDYILEIVGRDDHRRKPEEWTTVPRTIRRQELEAKRAAAKAAKPTNAAAR; encoded by the coding sequence ATGAATCTCACGTACCTCTTTGAACAGAACTTCGGCGTCGTCAGAACGAAGCAACTCCTCGACACAGGCCTGACGCGACGCGAGGTGCAATCGATCGCCAAAAGCGGCCAAATCGAGAAGGTGCGGCGTGGCTGGTGGGTCTCAAAGTCCTACCCCGCGAATGCGGATGTGCTTCGGGCGGTCACGGCGGGAGGCGTCTTAACTGGCCCCTCCGCGCTCAAGGCCCGTGGGCTGTGGTGCCCGGCAGAGATCACGACGCTCGCGGTGCGCGGTAGCGATCGGCGAAGAAAGAAAGAGAGCAAGGCGAAAGGCAGCCATAACTGGTTCTTCCTTGACCGTGAGCGCGCCCAACACGTGCCGAGGTCGTGTGATGACGCCGACACGGCCCTGCTCGTGACGATGCTCCATTACACGTGCACGCAGGCGACGGTGCTCGCCGACTCTGCGGTCGAGCGCAAGCTGCTGACGGCGGATGAGGTGAAGTCGGCGGCCGCTAAGGCCGGGCGCCGCGGCGCCGCCGTCATGCGCCACTTTGATGCGTCGGCCGGCTCGGGCACCGAGTCGCTGCTTCGGATCTGGCTGAATCAGCATCGAATCAAGTACCGCACTCAGGTGGAGATCGAGGACGTCGGCCGCGTCGACTTCCTCATCGGCAACCGGCTCGTCATCGAGGTCGACAGCAAGACGCACCACCTCACCGCAGAGGCGTACCGCAGCGACCGTGAACGTGACCGCAAACTCGTCGCCCGCGGGTACTTGGTCATGAGGCTCACGTACGAAGAAGTGACTGGCGAGCTCGACGCCATAGGCGATTACATCCTCGAGATCGTGGGGCGCGACGATCACCGCCGTAAGCCGGAAGAGTGGACCACTGTGCCAAGAACCATCCGTCGCCAAGAGCTGGAAGCGAAGCGAGCGGCAGCAAAAGCGGCCAAACCCACCAACGCAGCCGCTCGATGA
- a CDS encoding DUF6270 domain-containing protein, with the protein MGTEPGRTEQVDTDDSATWITILGSCVSRDTLETMPRDAFPIDGYYARYSLLSAGTDASPNLPAQFTTSSKFQLRNVMRDIKGNLLEELQGKTKSEVLLWDLVDERHGVYEFADGSVITRSIDVINIPELAEAVQQARHLKFGEDEHFYRWCGASSVFVDALDAFGLRDKVLVVATDWAEQDIDGNTTPWSMGTAAPQANQMFARYYDRLERLGLKVLRMHDLRADPGHRWGLAPFHYEPSVYARVREAIEAFPQTS; encoded by the coding sequence ATGGGAACCGAGCCAGGGCGCACTGAACAGGTCGATACCGACGATTCGGCGACGTGGATCACGATTCTCGGCAGCTGCGTGAGCCGCGACACGCTCGAGACGATGCCGCGCGACGCGTTCCCGATCGACGGCTACTACGCCCGCTACTCGCTGCTCTCAGCGGGCACCGACGCGAGCCCGAACCTGCCGGCGCAGTTCACGACGTCGAGCAAGTTCCAGCTGCGCAACGTCATGCGTGACATCAAGGGCAACCTGCTCGAAGAGCTGCAGGGCAAGACGAAGTCCGAGGTGCTGCTCTGGGACCTCGTCGACGAGCGCCACGGCGTCTACGAGTTCGCCGACGGCAGCGTCATCACGCGCAGCATCGACGTCATCAACATTCCCGAGCTTGCCGAGGCCGTGCAGCAGGCCCGCCACCTCAAGTTCGGCGAAGACGAGCATTTCTACCGTTGGTGCGGCGCGAGTTCGGTGTTCGTCGACGCGCTCGACGCGTTCGGGCTGCGCGACAAGGTGCTCGTCGTTGCGACCGACTGGGCCGAGCAAGACATCGACGGCAACACCACGCCGTGGTCGATGGGCACGGCCGCCCCGCAGGCGAACCAAATGTTCGCGCGGTACTACGACCGCCTCGAGCGCCTCGGCCTCAAGGTACTGCGGATGCACGACCTCCGCGCCGACCCGGGTCACCGCTGGGGCCTGGCCCCGTTCCACTACGAACCGAGCGTCTACGCGCGAGTGCGCGAGGCGATTGAAGCCTTCCCACAGACTTCGTAG
- a CDS encoding glycosyltransferase family protein, with protein MSRTPSDWRTALWHLRHGGPSQLREWQRRQRLGVNEAPRKASTDSFDPLDVESYEPIERPKAFGELRVAVIMDDFSLQAWGYEFTTVELKPATWREQMLDVDLLFVESAWNGNHGAWQYQLTGSRAPSQALRDVVEYCREKGIPTAFWNKEDPPHFEDFLDTAKLFDTVFTSDANKLPEYRERLGHDRVDVLNFAAQPAIHNPIRAHGGEPEGDIAFAGMYFAHKYPERREQMDLLLGAASDVSAKMPRGLTIYSRFAGGDENYQFPAPFDERVVGSLPYDKMLSAYREHKVFLNVNSVVDSPSMCARRVFEITASGTPVVSAPSEAIPNYFSQDEVLVVDTPENARWGMRALVNSAQLRDRMVHRAQRKIWGEHTYTHRAEQVLRAAGIEHESATKRRSVTAMVSTNRPGQVRHALEQVARQQGVDVQLALVTHGFDLDVADYRAQARELGLEHVEVHRGDEAWELGDCLNQLVRMADGDFVAKMDDDDLYGPQYLLDQTNALWFSGADVVGKQANYLYLGSRDAILLRNPEREHRWTTFVAGPTLVGSRETFAANPFESRSRGEDTAFLRSVGDSGGRVYSADRFNFLQMRGSTSHTWQVADLEFLANARVESYGLNEQHVLVGE; from the coding sequence ATGAGCCGCACGCCCAGCGATTGGCGCACGGCCCTGTGGCACCTTCGCCACGGTGGGCCCAGCCAGCTGCGAGAGTGGCAGCGCCGCCAGCGACTCGGTGTGAACGAGGCGCCGCGCAAGGCCAGCACCGACAGCTTCGACCCGCTCGACGTCGAGTCCTATGAGCCGATCGAGCGCCCGAAGGCGTTCGGCGAGCTGCGCGTCGCGGTGATCATGGACGACTTCTCGCTGCAGGCGTGGGGCTACGAGTTCACCACCGTCGAACTCAAGCCGGCGACCTGGCGCGAGCAGATGCTCGACGTCGATCTGCTCTTCGTCGAGTCGGCATGGAACGGTAACCACGGCGCCTGGCAGTACCAGCTCACCGGCTCGCGGGCCCCGAGCCAGGCGCTGCGCGACGTCGTCGAGTACTGCCGCGAAAAGGGCATCCCCACCGCCTTCTGGAACAAAGAAGACCCGCCGCACTTCGAGGATTTCCTCGACACCGCGAAGCTCTTCGACACGGTCTTCACCTCCGACGCAAACAAGCTGCCCGAGTACCGCGAGCGGCTTGGCCACGACCGCGTCGACGTGCTCAACTTCGCGGCGCAGCCGGCGATCCACAACCCCATCCGCGCGCACGGCGGTGAGCCCGAGGGCGACATCGCCTTCGCCGGCATGTACTTCGCGCACAAGTACCCCGAGCGCCGCGAGCAGATGGATCTGCTGCTTGGTGCGGCGAGCGACGTCAGCGCGAAGATGCCGCGTGGCCTCACTATTTACAGCCGCTTCGCCGGGGGTGACGAGAACTACCAGTTCCCGGCGCCGTTCGATGAGCGCGTGGTTGGTTCGCTGCCGTACGACAAGATGCTCAGCGCGTACCGCGAGCACAAGGTGTTTCTCAACGTGAACTCGGTGGTCGACAGCCCGAGTATGTGCGCGCGACGCGTGTTCGAGATCACGGCGAGCGGCACGCCCGTCGTGAGCGCGCCGAGCGAGGCGATTCCGAACTATTTCAGCCAAGACGAGGTGCTCGTTGTCGATACCCCCGAGAACGCTCGCTGGGGCATGCGTGCGCTCGTGAATTCGGCGCAGCTGCGCGATCGTATGGTGCATCGCGCGCAACGCAAGATTTGGGGCGAGCACACCTATACGCATCGTGCCGAGCAGGTGTTGCGCGCGGCTGGCATTGAGCATGAGTCGGCGACGAAGCGCCGCAGCGTCACGGCGATGGTGTCGACGAACCGCCCGGGGCAGGTGCGGCACGCGCTTGAGCAGGTGGCGCGGCAGCAGGGCGTGGATGTGCAGCTCGCGCTGGTCACGCACGGTTTCGACCTCGACGTGGCCGACTACCGCGCGCAGGCGCGTGAGCTCGGCCTTGAGCACGTTGAGGTGCACCGCGGCGACGAGGCGTGGGAGCTTGGCGATTGCCTGAACCAGCTCGTACGCATGGCCGACGGTGACTTCGTCGCGAAGATGGACGACGACGACCTCTATGGCCCGCAGTACCTCCTCGACCAGACGAACGCGCTGTGGTTTAGCGGCGCGGATGTGGTGGGCAAGCAGGCGAATTACCTCTACCTTGGTTCGCGTGACGCGATTTTGCTGCGCAACCCCGAACGCGAGCACCGCTGGACGACGTTCGTCGCGGGCCCGACGCTCGTAGGCAGCCGCGAGACGTTCGCGGCGAACCCGTTCGAGTCGCGCAGCCGCGGTGAGGACACCGCGTTCTTGCGGAGCGTCGGAGACTCGGGCGGGCGGGTCTACTCCGCCGACCGCTTCAACTTCCTGCAGATGCGTGGCTCGACGAGCCATACCTGGCAGGTGGCAGACCTCGAGTTCCTCGCGAACGCGCGGGTCGAATCGTACGGACTGAACGAGCAGCATGTGCTCGTTGGCGAATAG
- the wecC gene encoding UDP-N-acetyl-D-mannosamine dehydrogenase, with translation MNAPATATESRFGTVCVVGLGYIGLPTAAFIASSGSSDTKVIGVDINQKFVDQINAGEVPFFEPDFESLLAGVVARGRLSAQTTTPDADAYIVCVPTPFMDDHKVDAKYIKAAAENIAPQLQGGELIILESTSPPGTTEKMAEYVLNVRPDLTAEDGHKNSVYFAHCPERVLPGRIMVEMAENDRVIGGVTPRATEMARDLYSTFCKGEMLLTDARTAEMAKLTENSFRDVNIAFANELSLICDELGINVWELIELANHHPRVNILQPGPGVGGHCIAVDPWFIVSAAPTTSRLVKMARDVNDSKPEYVINRVIERAERFKAPVIAALGIAFKPDIDDLRESPSLDIVDKLADRIEGAQLRVVEPNVEELPERLSKHENVSKASFEEAVEEADIVLLLVDHHQFKEADRTLLEQKVVIDTKGIWR, from the coding sequence ATGAATGCACCGGCCACGGCTACTGAGTCGCGTTTCGGCACGGTCTGTGTAGTCGGTCTCGGCTACATCGGCCTCCCGACCGCGGCGTTTATCGCCTCGAGCGGCAGCTCCGACACCAAGGTGATCGGCGTTGACATCAACCAAAAGTTCGTCGACCAGATCAATGCCGGCGAGGTGCCCTTCTTCGAGCCCGACTTCGAGTCGCTGCTCGCCGGCGTGGTTGCACGCGGCCGCCTCAGCGCCCAGACGACGACGCCCGACGCTGATGCGTACATCGTCTGCGTGCCGACGCCGTTCATGGACGACCACAAGGTCGACGCGAAGTACATCAAGGCCGCGGCAGAGAACATCGCCCCTCAGCTGCAGGGCGGCGAGCTCATCATTCTCGAGTCGACCTCCCCTCCCGGCACTACCGAGAAGATGGCCGAGTACGTGCTCAACGTACGCCCCGACCTCACCGCCGAAGACGGGCACAAGAACAGTGTTTACTTCGCGCACTGCCCTGAGCGCGTGCTGCCAGGCCGCATCATGGTCGAGATGGCCGAGAACGACCGCGTCATCGGGGGCGTGACGCCGCGCGCGACCGAGATGGCGCGGGACCTCTACTCGACGTTCTGCAAGGGCGAGATGCTGCTCACCGACGCCCGCACCGCTGAGATGGCGAAGCTCACCGAGAACTCGTTCCGCGACGTGAACATTGCCTTTGCGAACGAGCTCTCGCTCATCTGCGATGAGCTCGGCATCAACGTCTGGGAGCTCATCGAGCTGGCGAACCACCACCCGCGCGTGAACATTCTGCAGCCGGGCCCTGGCGTTGGCGGCCACTGCATCGCGGTCGACCCGTGGTTCATCGTCTCGGCGGCACCGACCACGTCGCGCCTCGTGAAGATGGCTCGCGATGTCAATGACAGCAAGCCCGAGTACGTCATCAATCGGGTTATCGAGCGCGCCGAGCGCTTCAAGGCGCCGGTTATCGCTGCCCTCGGCATCGCGTTCAAGCCCGACATCGACGACCTGCGCGAGTCACCGTCGCTCGACATCGTCGACAAGCTCGCAGACCGTATTGAAGGCGCGCAGCTTCGCGTTGTCGAGCCAAACGTCGAGGAACTCCCCGAGCGTCTCTCCAAGCACGAGAACGTCTCGAAGGCTTCTTTCGAAGAAGCTGTGGAGGAGGCAGACATCGTGCTTCTGCTCGTCGATCACCATCAGTTCAAAGAAGCTGACCGCACGCTGCTTGAGCAGAAGGTCGTCATCGACACAAAGGGTATTTGGCGCTAG
- a CDS encoding ATP-grasp fold amidoligase family protein, with protein sequence MKYTQLMKARIQGKEDRLPTSLMHKSGLRQFCDVVKVPTPIEYAKFDTPGDIDLDKLPEEFVLKPAYASAGEGVMLLTRVDGGYFDSMSQRTLTGDEIRLTQGKIYDKYVKTNSRHTIAEQRVICSEGLSIPPDYKFLAFQGRIGVIIRIDRSAGRLKMNYYDENFVPVVDERIKFNPKIADREFALPPKNWRSLLDLAVRTSYAVPTPFSRIDLFLDKESGPLLGEVTLTPGSFYYEAGHTLSLDENLRFGELWEQAARRLRMSMPVVE encoded by the coding sequence ATGAAGTACACGCAATTAATGAAGGCAAGGATTCAAGGCAAAGAGGACCGATTGCCCACAAGCTTGATGCATAAGAGCGGATTGAGGCAATTCTGTGATGTTGTCAAGGTTCCGACTCCGATTGAGTATGCCAAGTTTGACACGCCAGGCGACATTGATCTTGATAAACTGCCCGAAGAGTTCGTGTTGAAGCCCGCGTACGCATCCGCCGGTGAGGGAGTCATGCTCTTGACTCGAGTCGACGGGGGCTACTTTGATTCAATGTCGCAGCGGACGTTGACAGGTGACGAGATTCGGCTCACCCAAGGGAAAATTTACGACAAGTACGTTAAGACAAATAGTCGTCACACGATAGCAGAACAGCGTGTAATCTGCAGTGAAGGACTCAGCATTCCGCCAGATTATAAGTTTCTCGCATTTCAAGGTCGCATCGGGGTTATTATTAGGATAGACAGGTCTGCTGGACGACTAAAGATGAATTACTATGACGAAAACTTTGTTCCAGTAGTTGACGAGCGTATTAAATTTAACCCCAAGATTGCGGATAGGGAGTTTGCCCTACCGCCGAAGAACTGGCGCTCTCTCCTAGACCTTGCAGTTAGAACGTCATATGCGGTACCGACTCCATTCTCGCGAATCGACCTTTTTCTGGACAAAGAATCCGGGCCACTGCTGGGTGAAGTTACATTGACTCCAGGCAGTTTCTACTACGAAGCTGGACACACCTTGTCACTCGATGAAAACTTAAGGTTCGGTGAGCTTTGGGAACAGGCCGCAAGAAGGCTACGAATGTCAATGCCTGTGGTTGAGTGA
- a CDS encoding DUF6270 domain-containing protein → MATGRFQVLNYVARQSWVSALSDPTTQPQQEIQLKSKFQQRMVEADLASSALREIFDNAEDAEILLLDLVDERVGLVPTETGYVTNSYELRNSGWNNEIATGDTIDFGTDEHFELWVNAADRLRNWLDESGLLERSVVIRTQYAERSAQGDLLEEKMRRSPREWNELFSRYYDHLLRINMPIVSADPALMLADRQHAWGLEAFHYVDKYYTYLADCIENRT, encoded by the coding sequence GTGGCAACGGGTCGATTTCAAGTTTTGAACTATGTGGCTCGGCAATCCTGGGTCAGTGCTTTGTCAGATCCAACTACACAGCCCCAGCAAGAGATCCAGCTGAAATCTAAGTTTCAGCAAAGGATGGTGGAAGCGGATCTGGCTTCATCTGCATTGCGGGAAATATTTGACAACGCCGAAGATGCAGAAATATTGTTATTGGATTTGGTGGACGAGCGCGTTGGGTTGGTGCCCACTGAAACTGGATACGTTACTAATAGTTACGAGTTAAGAAACAGTGGTTGGAATAATGAAATCGCGACTGGCGACACAATTGACTTTGGTACGGATGAGCACTTTGAGCTTTGGGTAAATGCCGCAGATCGCCTGAGGAATTGGCTAGACGAGAGTGGCCTACTCGAGCGTTCCGTGGTAATAAGAACTCAATATGCCGAGCGTAGTGCTCAGGGGGACCTTCTCGAAGAAAAAATGAGACGGAGTCCACGCGAATGGAACGAGTTATTTTCGCGGTATTATGATCATCTGCTGCGCATTAATATGCCAATTGTAAGTGCAGATCCGGCCCTAATGTTGGCAGACCGACAACATGCTTGGGGTCTTGAAGCCTTTCATTACGTGGATAAATATTACACGTATCTCGCAGACTGCATCGAAAATCGGACTTAG
- a CDS encoding ISL3 family transposase translates to MSHGTFATPDLSAFCLLDDHGLTVTGQEISPDKAVLECRVTDRDPFCRGCGAEGVARGTQARRLAHVPLGWRPTTLLVRVRRFACFSCGTIWREDTTAAAEPRGKLTRAAVRWALEAVVCQHLPVARVAESLDVSWHAANDAVLTEGRRLLIDDPARFDGVTTIGVDEHVWRHTRLGDKYVTVIIDLAPARKKTGPARLLDMVPGRSKQAFKTWLAGRPKAWRDGVDIVAMDGFTGYKTAAGEEIPDAIAVMDPFHVVQLFGDALDKTRQRVQQETLGHRGRKGDPLYGCRRLLRTGLGLLKQHQLAKLEDVFDQHPDHLAVEIAWDIYQRAVAAYRHKDPARGKKILEAVIAGLTSGVPKDLRELISLGRTITRRAADVLAFFDHPGTSNGPSEAINGRLEHLRGTALGFRNLTHYIARSLLEVGGFRPRLHPQTQ, encoded by the coding sequence GTGTCCCACGGTACATTCGCCACCCCCGATCTTTCTGCGTTCTGCCTCCTCGACGACCACGGCCTCACCGTCACCGGTCAGGAAATCTCGCCGGACAAGGCGGTGCTGGAGTGCCGTGTCACCGACCGCGACCCGTTCTGTCGCGGCTGCGGTGCTGAGGGCGTAGCCCGAGGAACGCAAGCGCGCCGTCTCGCGCATGTCCCGCTGGGTTGGCGGCCGACGACGCTCCTGGTCCGCGTCCGCCGCTTCGCCTGTTTCTCGTGCGGGACGATCTGGCGCGAGGACACCACAGCGGCTGCCGAGCCGCGCGGGAAGCTCACCCGCGCCGCTGTCCGGTGGGCGCTCGAGGCGGTCGTCTGCCAGCATCTACCGGTCGCCAGAGTCGCGGAGTCTCTCGACGTGTCCTGGCATGCCGCCAACGACGCAGTCCTCACCGAAGGGCGGCGACTCCTGATCGATGACCCCGCCCGGTTCGACGGGGTGACCACGATCGGTGTTGACGAGCACGTCTGGCGCCACACGCGCCTCGGCGACAAGTACGTGACCGTGATCATCGACCTCGCCCCGGCCCGCAAGAAAACCGGCCCCGCCCGGCTGCTCGACATGGTTCCCGGCCGGTCGAAGCAGGCCTTCAAGACCTGGCTTGCCGGTCGCCCGAAGGCCTGGCGGGACGGGGTCGACATCGTCGCGATGGACGGGTTCACCGGCTACAAGACCGCCGCCGGCGAAGAGATCCCCGACGCGATCGCGGTGATGGACCCATTCCACGTCGTCCAGCTCTTCGGCGACGCGCTTGATAAGACCCGCCAGCGTGTTCAGCAGGAGACTCTCGGGCATCGAGGCCGGAAGGGTGATCCGCTTTACGGTTGCCGGCGCCTGCTCAGGACGGGGCTCGGCCTGTTGAAACAGCATCAGCTCGCGAAGCTCGAGGACGTATTCGACCAGCACCCCGACCACCTCGCCGTCGAGATTGCCTGGGACATCTACCAGCGCGCCGTCGCCGCCTACCGACACAAGGACCCGGCGCGCGGGAAGAAGATCCTCGAGGCCGTGATCGCGGGGCTTACCAGCGGCGTTCCGAAGGATCTGCGCGAGTTGATCAGCCTCGGCCGCACGATCACGCGCCGCGCTGCCGACGTCCTCGCGTTCTTCGACCACCCCGGCACGTCCAACGGCCCGTCCGAGGCGATCAACGGTCGCCTTGAGCACCTCCGCGGCACCGCGCTGGGCTTCCGGAACCTGACCCACTACATTGCCCGATCGCTACTCGAGGTCGGCGGGTTCAGACCGCGGCTACACCCTCAAACACAATGA
- a CDS encoding CgeB family protein, with product MTLDEVVSDAIRLEPGTSPYLSIPGNTNGVIVSILDEFSQSSFRHVSNLHAIGPVKPELDLDRLDPAALLVESAWNGNQGRWRYMVTSSKGPKPPFHHLLAECNKRGIPTIFWNKEDPVHYDEFIDAAKLFDYVLTTDGDLVPTYKEAIGHDRVDLLRFAAEPHIHNPRRVTEHRRGDIAFAGQYFRHKYPERRMQVETLFSAAQNHDFSIYSRMLGSDENYQFPKQYQHNIVGSLPYTEMVSAYKRHKIFLNVNSVTSSTTMCARRVFELAAAKTIVVSMHSDAIRSVFPADEVATVGSVEEAAELFDLLLTDSLGTAARAQRAWRRVATSHTMRDRVEQIRNMIGISIPHRSANIALHASTESLTRDLIEDLASQTILEFPSATITVFTHGQDSSKDPQLPTHITISPSEDFRARDFDYVGHVDGSLRYGKNYISDQILVLDKFIPEAIVTKPLWSPNNELPKADETDVTWVQRGAWISRSDAETLNELILSSVSATTPIVDLNESAPAYCADVFNVVPAENSYDWMWTA from the coding sequence ATGACACTTGACGAAGTAGTTTCCGACGCCATCAGACTCGAGCCTGGAACCTCGCCATACCTAAGCATTCCGGGGAATACTAATGGTGTCATAGTCTCGATTTTGGACGAGTTCTCACAATCATCCTTTCGACACGTATCCAACCTACACGCGATCGGACCAGTAAAACCCGAGCTCGACCTAGACCGGCTCGATCCGGCCGCACTCCTCGTAGAGTCAGCGTGGAATGGTAATCAGGGGCGCTGGCGCTACATGGTAACGTCAAGTAAGGGTCCCAAGCCACCGTTCCACCACCTTCTCGCAGAATGCAATAAGCGTGGCATTCCAACCATATTTTGGAACAAAGAAGACCCCGTCCATTACGACGAGTTCATTGACGCAGCAAAGTTGTTCGACTACGTTCTGACAACTGATGGCGACCTGGTTCCAACCTACAAGGAAGCGATTGGGCACGACCGCGTAGACCTTCTTCGTTTTGCCGCCGAGCCACACATTCACAACCCGCGCCGCGTCACCGAACACAGGCGAGGCGATATTGCCTTTGCTGGACAATACTTCCGCCACAAATACCCCGAACGCCGCATGCAAGTAGAAACCCTATTCTCTGCGGCACAAAACCATGATTTCTCAATCTATTCGAGAATGTTGGGATCAGACGAAAATTACCAGTTCCCGAAACAATATCAACACAATATTGTCGGCTCTTTGCCGTACACCGAAATGGTCAGCGCATACAAGCGGCACAAGATTTTCTTGAACGTAAACTCGGTGACGAGTTCCACTACGATGTGCGCACGTCGCGTATTTGAACTTGCTGCAGCCAAAACTATCGTGGTATCAATGCATTCTGACGCCATCAGGTCGGTGTTCCCCGCAGACGAGGTTGCGACCGTTGGGTCAGTAGAGGAGGCGGCCGAACTCTTTGATTTGCTCTTGACCGACTCGCTCGGGACAGCCGCCCGCGCACAGCGCGCTTGGCGAAGAGTCGCAACAAGCCACACGATGCGTGATCGAGTCGAACAGATTCGAAACATGATTGGCATTAGCATTCCGCATCGCTCAGCAAATATCGCTCTTCACGCATCCACCGAATCACTGACACGCGACCTCATTGAGGATCTCGCCTCGCAGACAATATTGGAATTCCCGTCCGCTACTATCACTGTCTTCACCCATGGGCAGGACAGCAGTAAAGATCCCCAACTGCCGACTCACATCACGATCTCACCCTCCGAAGATTTTCGGGCGAGAGATTTTGACTATGTTGGCCACGTAGATGGCAGTCTTCGATACGGCAAGAATTATATTAGCGATCAAATCCTGGTATTGGATAAATTTATTCCGGAGGCAATCGTAACGAAACCCCTTTGGAGTCCGAATAATGAACTCCCCAAGGCGGATGAAACTGATGTCACTTGGGTCCAACGTGGCGCATGGATCAGCCGATCAGACGCAGAGACACTCAATGAGTTGATCTTGAGCTCCGTTTCAGCAACAACTCCAATTGTCGACCTGAATGAATCTGCACCCGCCTACTGTGCAGATGTGTTTAACGTTGTGCCGGCCGAAAACTCGTATGATTGGATGTGGACCGCCTAA
- the wecB gene encoding non-hydrolyzing UDP-N-acetylglucosamine 2-epimerase, which produces MPKIMTVYGTRPEAIKVAPLIKALEADERLQSIAVSTGQHREMLDQVNAMFGITPKIDLSIMRPGQTLNGIVSRVIGELDSVLDSVAPDAVVVHGDTSTAMAAAIAAFNREIPVVHLEAGLRTETLMSPFPEEANRRLISRVSSLNLAPTSAARTNLLRESVAEDSIVVTGNTVIDALFEASTWDTQFSDSRLQEIAESGQPMVLVTTHRRENISTMAAIGSAMRRLALSYPGIAFVLPAHLNPKVRAAVFPHIEGLSNVIVSEPLPYNEFTKLMSIARIVLTDSGGVQEEAPGLGKPVLVMRKNTERPEALEAGTVRLVGTDEDRIVIETSQLLDDEIAYATMANAVNPYGDGVAANRAVAAIAELVGVGQRVADYA; this is translated from the coding sequence TTGCCCAAGATCATGACCGTGTACGGTACTCGCCCAGAAGCCATCAAAGTGGCGCCGTTGATCAAGGCGCTCGAAGCGGACGAACGGCTGCAGTCAATTGCGGTATCTACAGGGCAGCACCGCGAAATGCTTGACCAGGTGAACGCGATGTTCGGCATCACTCCGAAGATCGACCTAAGCATCATGCGTCCCGGTCAGACACTCAACGGTATTGTTTCACGCGTGATCGGCGAGCTCGACTCTGTCCTCGATTCCGTTGCCCCAGATGCAGTGGTCGTCCACGGAGATACTTCAACCGCGATGGCCGCGGCTATTGCAGCATTCAACCGAGAGATTCCCGTAGTCCACCTTGAGGCCGGCCTTCGCACTGAAACGCTCATGTCGCCCTTCCCCGAGGAAGCCAACCGTAGGCTCATCAGCCGTGTTTCTTCTCTCAACCTCGCCCCGACTTCGGCGGCCCGGACAAACCTCCTTCGAGAGTCGGTTGCCGAAGACAGCATCGTCGTCACCGGCAACACTGTGATCGACGCGCTTTTCGAAGCATCGACCTGGGACACGCAATTCAGTGATTCACGCCTTCAAGAAATCGCAGAGTCCGGACAGCCCATGGTGTTGGTAACTACACATCGCAGGGAGAACATCTCAACGATGGCAGCGATCGGTAGCGCAATGCGAAGACTGGCTTTGAGCTATCCCGGTATCGCGTTCGTGCTACCGGCGCACCTGAACCCAAAGGTACGTGCCGCAGTCTTCCCGCACATCGAAGGACTCTCGAACGTCATCGTCAGCGAGCCCCTCCCCTACAACGAGTTCACCAAGCTGATGTCGATCGCCAGGATCGTGCTCACAGATTCGGGCGGTGTGCAAGAGGAAGCCCCCGGCCTCGGGAAGCCGGTACTCGTGATGAGGAAGAACACTGAACGACCGGAAGCTCTCGAAGCTGGTACCGTGCGCCTCGTTGGTACCGACGAGGACAGAATCGTAATCGAAACCTCACAGTTGCTCGATGACGAGATCGCGTACGCCACCATGGCCAATGCAGTCAATCCCTACGGAGACGGGGTGGCGGCCAATCGTGCGGTTGCCGCCATCGCTGAACTCGTTGGAGTCGGGCAGCGGGTCGCTGACTACGCCTAG